In a single window of the Armatimonadota bacterium genome:
- a CDS encoding RidA family protein, which yields MSTVALSSFRPDREMRRPADDLAHQVFRITWKFLHSDPALAQRMRDAALVIGAGLSPEQSAGGRLPSRRRLQAALTELGYYLRFARRSGLLGEADHHRIAALHAQVAAALVTQEARPAAAEDARRHSDHREGVIVPREIVKSEGAPNAIGPYSQAVKANGFVFVSGQIALDPRTGQMVGQDIKTQTRRALDNVKAILEAAGSSLDRVMKCTVFLKDMNDFGPMNEEYGSYFKELPPARSTVQVAKLPRDALVEIEAIAVL from the coding sequence ATGTCGACTGTGGCCCTCTCCTCCTTTCGGCCAGATCGCGAGATGCGGCGGCCGGCCGACGACCTGGCGCATCAGGTGTTCCGGATCACCTGGAAGTTCCTCCACAGCGACCCGGCCCTGGCCCAGCGGATGCGCGACGCGGCGCTGGTGATCGGGGCCGGGCTGTCGCCGGAGCAGTCTGCCGGGGGGCGGCTCCCGAGCCGGCGCCGCCTGCAGGCCGCGCTCACCGAACTCGGCTACTACCTGCGCTTCGCCCGCCGGTCCGGCCTCCTCGGGGAGGCCGACCATCACCGCATCGCGGCGCTGCACGCCCAGGTGGCCGCCGCGCTGGTGACGCAGGAGGCGCGGCCCGCCGCCGCCGAAGACGCCAGGCGTCACTCGGACCACCGGGAGGGAGTCATTGTGCCGCGAGAGATCGTGAAGTCGGAGGGTGCGCCCAACGCCATCGGACCGTACTCGCAGGCGGTGAAGGCCAACGGGTTCGTGTTTGTCTCCGGGCAGATCGCCCTCGATCCGCGGACGGGGCAGATGGTGGGACAGGACATCAAGACCCAGACCCGGCGGGCGCTGGACAACGTCAAAGCCATCCTGGAGGCCGCCGGGTCGTCCCTGGACCGTGTCATGAAGTGCACGGTGTTCCTCAAGGATATGAACGACTTCGGGCCGATGAACGAAGAGTACGGCAGCTACTTCAAGGAGTTGCCGCCGGCCCGCAGCACGGTGCAGGTGGCCAAGCTCCCGCGAGACGCGCTGGTGGAGATCGAGGCGATCGCGGTGCTGTGA
- a CDS encoding dihydrolipoamide acetyltransferase family protein has translation MPTEVKMPQLGESTYEGTIGKWLKAPGQRVERFEPLVEIITDKVNVEMPAPFGGTLTQILVPEGTTVATGTPIALMETSEAATGGETPPLSAASLPPAAGRRDTAVAADGERVRLSPVVRRLAAEHGLSLQEVAALPGSGAGGRVTKEDVLRYLGRRATPPGPPPPPAPAGPALAAPPAAPAAATGDQLMKLTPLRRSIAQRMAQSKRDIPHAYGVVEADVTSLVRWREAHKEAWRVREGVNITLTAFFVRAAVEALRAFPVVNAVWTEEGILLRKAINIGLGIAVEDGLIVAVIKQADQKSLVGVARDIDRLSRRARDGTLTLEDVQGATFTITNPGVFGSIWSMPIIVPGQAAILATDAVVKRPVVRDDAIAIRDIMHLGLSFDHRVFDGAVAVQFLNRIKAKLEGFAGGDATLTDF, from the coding sequence ATGCCGACGGAAGTGAAGATGCCGCAACTGGGAGAGAGCACCTACGAGGGCACGATCGGCAAATGGCTGAAGGCGCCGGGCCAGCGGGTGGAGCGGTTTGAACCCCTGGTGGAGATCATCACCGACAAGGTCAACGTCGAGATGCCGGCGCCCTTCGGCGGCACCCTGACCCAGATCCTGGTGCCGGAGGGGACGACGGTGGCCACGGGCACGCCGATCGCGCTGATGGAGACCTCCGAGGCCGCGACCGGGGGGGAGACGCCCCCGCTCTCCGCGGCATCATTGCCACCCGCCGCCGGGCGCCGCGACACCGCCGTCGCCGCGGACGGGGAGCGCGTCAGACTCTCTCCGGTGGTGCGCCGGCTGGCCGCAGAGCACGGCCTTTCCCTGCAGGAGGTGGCCGCGCTGCCGGGATCGGGCGCCGGCGGCCGGGTGACCAAGGAAGATGTGTTGCGCTATCTCGGGCGGCGCGCCACGCCGCCCGGCCCCCCGCCGCCCCCCGCGCCCGCCGGGCCCGCGCTGGCGGCGCCCCCCGCTGCCCCTGCCGCGGCGACCGGGGATCAATTGATGAAACTGACCCCGCTGCGCCGGTCGATCGCCCAGCGCATGGCCCAGTCCAAACGCGACATCCCCCATGCCTACGGGGTGGTCGAAGCCGACGTCACCTCCCTGGTGCGCTGGCGCGAGGCGCACAAGGAGGCCTGGCGCGTGCGGGAGGGGGTGAACATCACCCTCACCGCCTTCTTCGTCCGGGCCGCCGTGGAGGCGCTGCGCGCCTTCCCCGTCGTCAACGCGGTGTGGACGGAGGAGGGGATCCTGCTCCGCAAGGCGATCAACATCGGGCTGGGCATTGCGGTGGAGGACGGACTGATCGTGGCCGTGATCAAGCAGGCCGACCAGAAGAGTCTGGTCGGCGTGGCCCGCGACATCGACCGGCTGAGCCGGCGGGCCCGGGACGGGACGTTGACGCTCGAAGACGTGCAGGGCGCCACCTTCACCATCACCAACCCGGGCGTCTTCGGCTCGATCTGGTCCATGCCGATCATCGTCCCGGGGCAGGCCGCGATTCTCGCCACCGACGCCGTGGTGAAGCGGCCGGTGGTGCGGGACGACGCCATCGCCATCCGTGATATCATGCACCTGGGACTGTCCTTCGATCACCGCGTTTTCGACGGGGCCGTCGCCGTGCAGTTCCTCAACCGGATCAAGGCCAAGCTGGAGGGCTTTGCCGGCGGTGACGCCACGCTGACCGACTTCTGA
- a CDS encoding D-aminoacylase, translating to MFDLIIRDALVYDGSGSPPFVGDLALRGDRLAAVGPHLGGPTHADLDARGLAAAPGFINMLSWANASLLIDGRSQSDLRQGVTLEVLGEGVSMGPLTEAMAREMSERQGDLRYAVTWTTLGGYLDHLAAQGVSCNVASFVGATTARIYVLGYENRPPTAVELDRMRAVVDEAMAEGAVGVSSALIYPPATYSDTAELIALAACAAEAGGLYISHLRNEGARIDEALDEFFTVLDTSGARGEIYHLKVSGRAHWHRMAGVLERIEAERAQGVEVTADVYPYTASSTGLDTAIPPWAHEGGEAALLARLRDPTIRRRLRQEMALFADPSEILVVGFKQARLKPLTGRTLADVAAERRTGWQDAVMDLIVENDGDVGAVFFTMSEDNVRAVMARPWVSFCSDAGSYAAEGVFLSVGTHPRAYGAFARVLGKYVREERLLTLEEAVRRLTSLPATVLRLTDRGRLAPGYVADLVLFDPATIADRATYERPHQYATGVRHVFVNGVPVIRDGEHTGATPGRVVRGPGWRGR from the coding sequence ATGTTCGATCTGATCATCCGCGACGCCCTCGTCTACGATGGGAGCGGCTCGCCGCCCTTTGTCGGGGACCTGGCCCTCCGAGGCGACCGCCTGGCCGCCGTCGGCCCGCACCTGGGCGGCCCCACGCACGCCGACCTCGATGCCCGCGGTCTGGCCGCCGCTCCCGGGTTCATCAACATGCTGAGCTGGGCCAATGCCTCCCTGCTGATCGACGGCCGGTCGCAGAGCGACCTCCGGCAGGGAGTGACGCTGGAGGTCCTGGGCGAAGGGGTGTCGATGGGACCGCTCACCGAGGCCATGGCGCGGGAGATGAGCGAGCGCCAGGGCGATCTCCGCTACGCGGTGACCTGGACGACGCTGGGCGGGTATCTCGACCACCTCGCCGCCCAAGGGGTGTCGTGCAACGTCGCCTCCTTCGTCGGGGCGACCACGGCCCGCATCTACGTCCTGGGTTACGAGAATCGTCCGCCCACGGCGGTCGAACTGGACCGGATGCGGGCGGTGGTGGACGAGGCGATGGCCGAGGGGGCCGTGGGCGTCTCCTCCGCCCTGATCTACCCGCCGGCCACCTACTCCGACACCGCCGAACTCATCGCGCTGGCGGCCTGCGCGGCGGAGGCCGGCGGGCTGTACATCTCCCACCTCCGGAACGAGGGAGCCCGCATCGACGAGGCGCTGGACGAGTTCTTCACCGTCCTCGACACCTCGGGCGCGCGGGGGGAGATCTACCACCTCAAAGTCTCGGGGCGAGCCCACTGGCATCGCATGGCCGGCGTGCTGGAACGCATCGAAGCCGAGCGCGCACAGGGCGTCGAGGTGACCGCCGACGTCTATCCCTACACCGCCTCCTCCACCGGCCTGGACACGGCCATCCCGCCCTGGGCGCACGAGGGGGGCGAGGCGGCGCTCCTGGCCCGCCTGCGGGATCCGACGATCCGACGTCGCCTGCGCCAGGAGATGGCGCTGTTCGCCGATCCCTCGGAGATCCTGGTCGTAGGGTTCAAGCAGGCACGGCTGAAACCCCTGACCGGCAGGACGCTGGCCGACGTCGCCGCAGAACGTCGGACGGGCTGGCAGGACGCGGTGATGGACCTGATCGTCGAGAACGACGGCGACGTGGGGGCCGTATTCTTCACGATGTCCGAGGACAACGTGAGGGCGGTGATGGCGCGCCCCTGGGTGAGCTTCTGCTCGGACGCCGGGTCGTACGCCGCCGAAGGCGTCTTCCTCTCCGTCGGCACCCACCCCCGTGCCTACGGCGCCTTCGCCCGCGTTCTGGGCAAATACGTCCGCGAGGAGCGGCTGCTCACCCTGGAAGAAGCCGTCCGCAGGCTGACGTCGCTGCCGGCCACGGTGCTCCGCCTGACCGACCGGGGCCGCCTGGCGCCCGGATACGTTGCCGATCTCGTGCTCTTTGATCCCGCCACGATCGCCGATCGCGCCACCTACGAACGGCCGCACCAGTACGCCACCGGGGTGCGTCACGTCTTTGTCAACGGTGTGCCGGTGATCCGCGACGGCGAGCACACCGGCGCCACGCCGGGACGGGTCGTCCGCGGACCGGGCTGGCGGGGGCGCTAG
- the lipA gene encoding lipoyl synthase, whose protein sequence is MSTEVARRPEWLKARLPTGENYRELLGIMRRQTLHTVCEEARCPNLGECWHRRTATFLILGNICTRSCAYCAIVHGLPTELDLQEPERVAAAVRAMGLRHAVITSVNRDDLSDGGAAVYAALIRRIHETSPDCTVEVLIPDFKGDPDALRTVLEAGPEILAHNIESVPRVFRRVRPGGDYRRTLTLLRRAKEWGYTAFTKSGIIVGLGETWDELLQTMDDLRAVDCDILTLGQYLRPGPDHHPIDRYYTPGEFAALREIGLEKGFRYVESGPLVRSSYRADIQAAEVRAFRARIGRAAATT, encoded by the coding sequence ATGAGCACCGAGGTCGCCCGACGCCCGGAGTGGCTCAAAGCGCGGCTCCCCACCGGGGAGAACTACCGCGAGCTCCTGGGGATCATGCGCCGGCAGACCCTGCACACGGTCTGCGAGGAGGCGCGCTGCCCCAACCTCGGGGAGTGCTGGCACCGGCGGACGGCCACCTTTCTCATCCTGGGCAACATCTGCACGCGCTCCTGCGCCTACTGCGCCATCGTCCACGGCCTGCCGACGGAGCTCGACCTCCAGGAGCCCGAGCGCGTGGCCGCGGCGGTGCGGGCCATGGGACTGCGCCACGCCGTGATCACCTCGGTGAACCGCGACGATCTCTCCGACGGCGGCGCCGCGGTTTACGCCGCCCTCATCCGGCGCATCCATGAAACCAGCCCGGACTGCACCGTCGAGGTGCTGATCCCCGACTTCAAAGGCGACCCCGACGCCCTGCGCACGGTGCTGGAGGCGGGACCGGAGATCCTGGCCCACAACATCGAGTCCGTGCCGCGCGTCTTCAGGCGCGTGCGCCCCGGCGGCGACTACCGGCGGACCCTCACGCTGTTGCGCCGGGCGAAGGAGTGGGGGTACACGGCCTTCACCAAGAGCGGGATCATCGTGGGTCTGGGCGAGACCTGGGACGAACTGCTGCAGACGATGGACGACCTGCGGGCGGTGGACTGCGACATCCTCACCCTGGGCCAATACCTGCGCCCGGGGCCTGACCACCATCCCATCGACCGGTACTACACGCCGGGCGAGTTCGCGGCGCTCCGCGAGATCGGACTGGAGAAGGGATTCCGGTACGTGGAATCCGGCCCTCTGGTGCGCTCCTCGTACCGCGCCGACATCCAGGCCGCCGAAGTCCGCGCCTTCCGCGCCCGGATCGGCCGGGCCGCGGCCACGACCTGA
- a CDS encoding alpha-ketoacid dehydrogenase subunit beta: MAERRYIDAINLAHHEEFARDDRVVVLGEDVGRKGGVFGATAGLLEKYGEERVIDAPLAESSIAGVAIGMAANGLLPIAEFQFADFIHPAFNQIVSEAARMRYRSNNAFGCPVVFRTPYGGSHGTALYHSQSIEAFYAHVPGIKVVAPATPYDAKGLLKSAVRDPDPVLFLEHKRMYRIVKGEVPDDDYTVPIGPAAVRREGKDLSVFAYGWMLHEALQAAETLAGEGIDAEVVDVRTLAPLDTTTILHSVAKTNRALIVYEDNRFCGYGAEIAALIAEEAFYDLDAPVIRLGGPDVPGIPFSKPLEEWFFIDRHKIADAIRRLAAL; the protein is encoded by the coding sequence GTGGCGGAGCGGCGGTATATCGACGCGATCAACCTGGCCCACCACGAGGAGTTCGCCCGGGACGACCGGGTCGTCGTCCTGGGCGAGGATGTCGGCCGCAAGGGCGGAGTCTTCGGGGCCACGGCCGGGTTGCTGGAGAAGTACGGCGAGGAGCGGGTCATCGACGCGCCGCTGGCGGAGTCCTCCATCGCCGGGGTGGCCATCGGCATGGCCGCCAACGGCCTGCTGCCCATCGCCGAGTTCCAGTTCGCCGACTTCATTCACCCGGCCTTCAACCAGATCGTCAGCGAGGCGGCCCGGATGCGCTACCGCTCCAACAACGCCTTCGGCTGCCCGGTGGTGTTCCGCACGCCCTACGGCGGGTCCCACGGCACCGCCCTCTACCACTCCCAGTCCATCGAGGCCTTCTACGCCCACGTCCCCGGGATCAAGGTCGTCGCCCCCGCCACGCCCTATGACGCCAAGGGGCTGCTCAAATCCGCCGTGCGCGATCCCGATCCGGTGCTGTTCCTGGAGCACAAGCGCATGTACCGGATCGTCAAGGGCGAGGTGCCCGACGACGACTACACGGTGCCCATCGGCCCGGCCGCCGTCCGGCGCGAGGGGAAGGATCTCTCGGTGTTCGCCTACGGCTGGATGCTGCACGAGGCGCTGCAGGCGGCGGAGACGCTGGCCGGCGAGGGGATCGACGCGGAAGTGGTCGACGTGCGCACGCTGGCCCCGCTGGACACGACGACAATCCTCCACTCCGTGGCCAAGACCAACCGGGCCTTGATCGTCTACGAGGACAACCGGTTCTGCGGCTACGGTGCCGAGATCGCGGCGCTGATCGCAGAAGAGGCCTTCTACGACCTGGACGCTCCCGTGATCCGCCTCGGGGGGCCCGACGTCCCGGGGATTCCCTTCAGCAAACCGCTGGAGGAGTGGTTCTTCATCGACCGGCACAAGATCGCCGACGCCATCCGCAGGCTGGCCGCGCTGTAG